GTACAGGAAGTATTAGATAAATTGCGTCCATTCCTTCTTCGCGATGGCGGAGACTGCGAACTAGTTGATATTGAGGATGGCATTGTTAAACTTCGCCTGCTTGGTGCATGCGGAAGCTGCCCGAGCTCCACAATCACGCTTAAGGCTGGAATCGAACGCGCACTTTTAGAGGAAGTACCTGGTGTTGTTGAGGTTGAACAGGTATTCTAATTAACCAATAATAAAGCGGTTTTGCCGACAATGGCAAAACCGCTTTTTTTCGTCTAAATGACGGATGACCTGCACCCATCACGATCGATGTGCAAGCTGAAAATCTCCATTCCCGTTAAATGCTGCCTCAATCCTTCTGCGACCTCTTCCCCTTTGCCGGGTTCTGCCAGACAGAGGATCGATGGTCCTGCTCCGCTCAAAGCAACACCGAACGCTCCTGATTGAATCGCTTTTTCCTGCAGCTCTTCAAAAAATGGAACAAGGTTTTTCCTGTATGGCTGATGAAACAAGTCTGTTGCCATCATTTTACCTGCCAGCGCCCAATTCTTTGTCATCAAAGCGGCGAGAAGCTGGTTAGCAATAGCGCTTGCCTGGACGCTGCGCTGATAATCCATCACTGACGGGAGGACATCACGGGACATTTCCGTCAGCAGCTCCTGATTCGGTACAGCAAGGATTGGATCAAATTCAACCTGGTCAAGGACCGTTAAATCGACCTCATCCCCGATTTGGCTGCCAACTACGACGCTCCCAAATAAGCATGCTCCGGCATTATCGGGATGGCCTTCGAACCGGGAGGCGATGGCCAGCTTTTCATACCGGGTCAATCCAAGCCCGCAAAATTCATTGGCCAGTTCCACTCCCGCGACAATCGCTGCTGCACTCGAACCAAGTCCTCTAGCTAGCGGGATATCGCTTTTTACAGATATATGGAGAGAAGGCATTGTTTGCTTGTACAACTCCGCAGTTCGGCTTGCAATCTGGCAAATGAAGTTTTTCTCATCCACAGGAAACCCTGCTAAGGAGTCGGAAAGAGGAACAACCTTCCAACTGTCGCTTATTTCAGCATGAACTTCCATGTAGAGGTTCAAAGCGACGCCGAGTGAGTCAAATCCTGGGCCCAGGTTCGCAGAGCTGGCTGGAACTTTTACGAACAGGACTTGCCCCCTCGGTCTTCCAGCAGCAGATTGTAGTTCACGTTTTTTACCAGTTGATTTGCACCT
This portion of the Mesobacillus sp. S13 genome encodes:
- the thrB gene encoding homoserine kinase, whose product is MRGIEEPLAAAGGRKPSGHSLTDDSSSALAAESGVPLATESRNILSAESGKPLAAESRNILASESGEALAAGSRCKSTGKKRELQSAAGRPRGQVLFVKVPASSANLGPGFDSLGVALNLYMEVHAEISDSWKVVPLSDSLAGFPVDEKNFICQIASRTAELYKQTMPSLHISVKSDIPLARGLGSSAAAIVAGVELANEFCGLGLTRYEKLAIASRFEGHPDNAGACLFGSVVVGSQIGDEVDLTVLDQVEFDPILAVPNQELLTEMSRDVLPSVMDYQRSVQASAIANQLLAALMTKNWALAGKMMATDLFHQPYRKNLVPFFEELQEKAIQSGAFGVALSGAGPSILCLAEPGKGEEVAEGLRQHLTGMEIFSLHIDRDGCRSSVI
- a CDS encoding NifU family protein; this encodes MTEQQMFEQVQEVLDKLRPFLLRDGGDCELVDIEDGIVKLRLLGACGSCPSSTITLKAGIERALLEEVPGVVEVEQVF